The DNA segment TCATAACGCTGACTCTTCCCCCAAATTTCTTTTCTGAACTTGGCTGCGTGCATAAAGGCCCCTTGAAAATGCAGTTTAGAAGACGCACATGAATAATTTTAATGAAAAGTGGTGGCCTGTCTCAAAGGTGTCCTGAGTGGACTTGCACAACCTCTTTGAGTAAGAGTGCTGAAGTCCTCATCACTGCTGAGGCGCATGTGCTTCCCTTGCCCACCCCTGGTGCGCACATTGTCTCCGAgacttgtagctccattaatacgtaatgcttcacttaaattgtggtgtgaatgttctacttaagctgtaccctacgcgtctacaaaatttgtccaaaccgtttcagcgGCCCTTTAATTTTGATGAAAGCAACCTATAGACAGAAAGCAAGCACACGTTGCAAAGGGCATACAAAGAAATGCATAGACAGTAAATTTATTTCTAACCGACGCAGCAGGACAGATGGCTGTCGCATACATTTCGCCGGACCTGcgactaaaataaaataaaaagcttAATGAAAGCTATAGGCAACCATGCACTGTTCTATCTTTGTGCCTAGACAGCACTTTTGTACTCGATAATCAGGTATTACACATGCATTCTTTACAGTGTAGACATAAATTTGCAGACAGCACACTCATAAAAGAAGCTTTGTGGTTTATAACGCACCTCCCGTATACCTTGTGTGTTGTGCTGCCTGGTTGTTAGTGACAGTTGTGCTTGCAAAGTATTGTGCTGACGTGTGCTACAAAAACAGTTGAACGTTGACACACACATTGCTGTTTTCAGAGCAGCCAGTCCCCTCACCGGCAAAGGCAATGGCACATGTTGTAATGCCCAAGGATGCAATGCATCTGGCAATATTAACACCAGAAATATGCTGCACAGCAAGAGAAAAAAACGGCCCCATAGCATAGGTGTGACACTGTCTCTCGGCTAACATGTTTCTTTGGGCTTGCTGGTGCGACATTGCAAGTACGCACAGCGCAAGCAGGCACAAATTGAGCAAGGAACAAGAAACCTTGGTGGTTAGCACACCATCCCGACTTgtttgctctctctctgtctccaaCTGCTTGTGCAGCATGCGCTCAGTTATAATATGGGAGAAAAAGAGTACGAGTGCTGCTTGCGGCAATGGGAAAGAGCTTTTTGCTATTGCCTCGTAACAATTTTATTCTAGCTTTACTATTACTTAACCATTTTCTAATATTCTTGAGGCACAACAACCCCTCGATGGTGCGTTACAACTTGCAGTTGTAAAATCTCTAACGAAGCTTGTTGAGGGTCTTGAGTCAAGACCCTCAACATCGACCGTCTTGAGTCAAcacctggcgacgcctctctccggatgtttcttttaaataaacgCAAGTGTTGTGTACGACATTCAATAACTTTTGATACACATGGTAGTGCTGCATGCCACGAATAAaccacaaagtaaaaaaaaaaagtgcaatccCATGCTTCACTTCAAGCTTTTCTGTCCCTTTTTTGCTGTTGCGATGCCAGCAGAGTTGTGCGTGCAACCACGTCACCAAGGTAAAAGCTGTAGATTGGTTGATAGATGAGGTATGCAACCACCAGCGCGAGAGCTGGCTGCATGTTTTTAAAGGGCCCTCACCAGGCCACGTAGCAAATTTCGGATATACTctagaagttgttacgtgccctctgtATCGCGATCTGATAGTATGCTTACCAGCACAACCCACGTCATTATTTCTACTTGACACGAGACGGTACCCTTTCCCTTTAATTTTCCCTCTTTTCTCTTGGTGTGCCTTTATAAGCAAATGCAATAAGGGCGCAAGCAGTTTTTCGCCCTTCGCCATGTCGGCCTGGTCAATGCATCGCACGCGCCCATAACGCGCAGAActttacatggtgtcagaagcggCCACCCAGTGCAACACCTTCCAGCGGGAGCAGGACCTTGGGCGCACCTAAGAACAGACATGGATGTGCTGAAGCCATTGGGACCACTACTCATGACAGGTGATAAGGGCAAGAATTGGCTACGATTTAAGCAGAAGCTGGAGCTCTACTTCATGGTAACAAAGCTGCATGACAAGCCCCCTAGCAAGGCAGCGAAGACAACGGCGCTATTGAGCTTAGCAGGGCAGGATGCATTAGAAGTTTTCAACAACTTCTCCTTCAGCGAAGGTGAAATCGAAGAAGACTACGAGACCATCATTGTCAAGTTTGACACATACTGGGCTGCTCAAACAGACGCAGTCTACGAGCAATATTTGTTCCGGAAGAGGATGCAGACAGTGGGGGAGAGTTTTGAACAGTTTGCACGAGATGTGAGGATGCACGTACAATTGTGCTATTTCGGAGATTTAACAGACTCCATGATTTGTGATCAAATTGTGATTGGCATTAGCAACGACAGCCTGCGGGCCAAAATCCTGCAAGACAATGAACTCAACGCTGGCCAAATCCGAGAAAATATGCAAAGCATGAGAATGCGAAGCATGGGCAGATAGACCCCATCAATGTCATTCAGATCTCAACCAAGCGCCGAAATCCTTCGAATGCTCATGTTGTGGCAGAGAACACAGGCCATGTGACTGCCCAGCTTGTGGCAAAACTTGCAGAATCCATAAAGCAAGGAATCACTTTGCTGTTTGCTGCAGAAGAGCGGTGCACGTAGATGAGCTCCAGGATGGCGGCGATGGCGACGACTTTGCAATTTTAGATGTGTATATCGGCAGCATGCGAAATGAACGAGATTGGATGGTGATAGCGAGCCTTGGCGGCAATAAAGTCAAATTCAAAGTCAACACGGGATCTCAAGCTAACCTCGCACTGTATTCAGCCTAGAGGAAGCTTCGACCAATGCAAAGCAACACCACTTTGTGGTCATATGATGGGGCCGTCACCAAACACCTAGGCTTCATCAGCCTAGAAGTAGTCATCCGTGACAGATGCCATTATTTGGACTTGTTTATAAGAAAGCGCAATAAAggacataagcagtttttcaccCTTCATGTAAACCTGGTCAATTCCTCGCACATTCCCTTAACGCACAGATCTTTACACCCTCTAAAGAGTAttctgccgcaagaattttttgaattggttcattaatagccgtgatataaatatttcagtgtcgcgaccgacgatttcagaaggcgagcgccactgccgagagagacactctctccacttgctccGTCAAGCCtatgcaagcaaaattccttccctgcaatgcgttctcccataccagagctcgaggatcgcatgacgcaCACATCACAGGCaccactttcatttttttcccttgctTTATTGCTGTATGGCGCACTTCTGCTGATGGCCTCGTGTGCAAGCTGTTGTGTTTCTCCTTTTGCGCAGCGCTCGattttgctcgctgtgcatgaCAACACCTGATTTTCGTTGTCTGTGCACACGACTGCATGATGTgtgaacaagcagacaaaatggCAGTACCCCTCTTTTGCTGTGgtgcaaaataaaacaagaacacacagATTCGGTTTGtctgctttattatttctctaaattcTATTTGTCTATTCacgcaacagattacacaaataccagatgttgccttgaataattctcgaagttatGTATCACTATAagtgacgtcacagcagtgcAATGTGCGTAGGCACACTCTAGCGACATACGTTGACTCTCCGGCTGGAAGCGCTACGCCTGTGAGGGGAAGGGCAAACCGCGTTCGGTCTGAAATTCCAGCTTTTTCCGTGGCGCGTAGTGATGCAATACTTAGCAGACATGATTGTTAATGCACATTGTATGCAcggtgcttgtcagctcaaaatggccagacctggtgaggggccctttaaagaaggtGCTCGCCCATTGTGTGCCACTGATTCTTTTGTAAAGCTTCCATTCTCCCGGCGTTACGCAGAGGGTGACCCGAGTCAGATAGCAGAGGAGCCCTTTTTCTGGTGCTCTTTTCTGATTGGTTGACATGACCTCCAGCTTTCACTGCACCGTACAGAGTTGGTGAGGAGAGAGGGCCCGTAGGGAGGGTAGTGAAGAAGAGCAGGAAGCTGTAGTGGCCGTTCGTCAAAACGTCTGTAACTTAGCTACTATGGTACCATTTTGAAAACTTTGTGTAGTTttatgttcattgttttggaCTGGCACACAGACGCCCCTATATAGCAAAACTTAGAGCTCAAAATGCTTTAGGGGCACTTTAGGCCAGCACAAGTTTAAACACCTTACTGCACAGTGGTGGCAACACGTCTAAGATGTGATGAAAGACAATCAGAATGAGTTTATTTCAGTTAACATATCTACATGGAAGCTTCTCTGATGCAATGCCTATGGGCTTGTTGCAGGACGTACCGATAACTGTaagtacaaaagaaaaacaattttttaaaggttgtcAAGCGGAAAGAAGCATAAttcgaaaacaaaaacaaggaacATTAAAAGAACAAGAGCTGCAGATGGTGCAAATGCTACACTCAAACTGGGTTAATGATGCAAGGAAACACATTACATAAGCGCATTAATGATAACAATAACATTGTCACACAGAAAATTTTGACACTAACTGGAAATGCAATTTGTATTTGCTGAAAATGACTGTTGTCATACTAACACCATCATACACTCATCATACTAACAAATACTGGGCTTCTTAATTTCCCTTCTCGTTCAGTGATCATGTAAAAAATTTAGGAGGCTTCTCaagttcgtttttttttagtGAATATGGGACTTGATGGACGAGTCATAGAAGCAAGTAACATTCAATTAAATAATTGGGTAAAATGAACCCGGACATCTTTATGATTAGCAGAATTATTCTGAAATACCATCACCTAATTTTGTCCATGACTTCCCTGCCACAGAGTTTACTAAGGCTACCAATGTTCGGGCCCGGTTTAACAGATTATTCCTTTTCAACATAATTTAATGGTGTCGTAATTTTGAGGCAAGTGTCGCTCTTCCATAGTTGCTGCTTCCACTGCTTGACGTGGGTGACTGGCAATGCTTGCTAGTTCACAGCCGAGTTTCCGCATTGCCAAGTGGCCCAATCCAAGAGCAAATTTTTCTGGTACAGGAACGCTTCCTTCCAGGCCACATAACAAACAATTTTGGGCGGGCCTGATTAGAGCTGCACAATATTTCCCGACGGCAGTCTCAATTTTCAATATTCATAGACAGTAGCTCTGCATTCCCAAAAGCCGTGGCAATCGCTTCTTCTGGCAGCAGAAGGTGCCAACTCACTGCTTTTGGCACACTTAGCTCCAAGCTTCTGAGGTATTCACCAATCGTTACGCACTGGTAAGAATTGTAACAAAGTGCATTTGCACCAGGGTCTAGTGCAACTTACAAATTTTTAATCACTGATGAGCAACACTAAAATGGACCCCAATTGTTTGGGATATCTTGAGCTTTTTGGCTCAAGATACCCTGAAATGTAGCCACTATGTGCACCCTGAAAAACTGTTTGGGACAGCAACTTTGGGCTTTCGCGATGCTGACACCCTACACATGGGCGGATGTTCTGTGATATACGAGCAGAAAGGTGACCTTCAACACTTTTCTTCCCAGGGTAAAATAATGCAGCCTAgcctttatttcatttcatttatttattttgctgtagCATGGGACAGCGTGAATCACGGTCAAGTGTTTGATGGCCAATGGCAGTACGCCTACATTCGTAGCAGTTTAAGTGTGCACTTTTAACCAGACAGCAGTACTGACGCATGCACGTAAAGTTCACTGGCTTGGTGGTGCATCAAGGAAAGAGCAGACAAAAGCTGTCAAGAAAACCATACCAAACTTTCCCTGTGGTAGGCCGTGCGGCTTATCCAGAAGAATTCAAAATTTCATAGATTATAATTTGCCTGTGACTAGTGCAAACTGCCTCCTTTGTTGAAGAAGGCGTATCAAGTAAAACAATTCAAAGCTGTTCCTCACAGCTTTCTGCAGATCAAAATTTGCATGGTTGCCATTGGTCAACCATGCATCCCTAAAATTGATAGTTAAGCGGGAAGCACAGATGCAATAAAAAACAAACTTTTCTATGCCTTTCATATTTAGAAAATAGGCAAAATCATGTTATAGTCTACAATGCAAAATAATGTTGTGTTAGTGTTCATTAAACATACTGTACCAATTGCACCAACTGTACGCATCAGGAAAAGTATCTATAGAGTAAATGTCTGTCAAGTTGACCATGGTGGGAAATAAATCTGGCTTGCTTATATAACATGGAATTAAAGGAAGCTTTAAACTTCAAGTTCAAATAAGCCCAATGCTTAATTGTAACCAAACTGGAGTGTATACTGGGCTGCCTGAGTACTGGATACTGGGCTGCCTGGGTAAGTGTTGCATGCATTACTTCTTAAACCTTTAATGCTATCCAATGTCTTTCACTGAAGAACTAGCCAAACAACAAATTATTTTGCCCTGCTATCTGCTTGGCTAAAACATGGAGAGTAACAAGGACATATGGTAGCAGCTTCATAAATTTGTGCAATGAGACCTATGAAATTTCGAAAAACTAGGCAGTTTTATATCAGTGGATGGCAAATGGTTTGTGTTCACATACTTACGCTGCTTGGATCCCAGCAAGAACCAAGctgggttctttttttttggttctcGCGTACACAAACTGCTTGTGTCCCCTCATCTAAAACTCTGCACTAACCTTACAACAATAGCTGTTAAAAGTGCTTGTCAGGGTGACAGATTGATCAAGCAGGCACACAACTGTAGAATGGAAAGGAGGCTGGTCAAAATTCAGGGCAGCAGGAAGCAGTTGCTCTAACCTGCATTACGCATTCTAGTACTGGCAGCTAGATTGGGCTAAAGATGGCAGCACCGTCGCCACATTAGTGTGGATGGGTGGTTGGCGGTGCGCAATGAAATGTATGCGACGGCGCTTCGTTGCAAGCGATTAGAGCAGATTTTTTGGTAAGGAAATGCACTGCCTGCAGTGAACTGATGATATATATTGCTCTCCATTACCACATTTTTGCACAAAATGCACTGAGCGTTTCTGCTGTACGTGAAAGGTGCACGAAACGCAGTTGCCGTTCTTGTGCTTTTTGCCAGTGTTGGGCTTGCGTTCCCCCTATTCTGTTGGTGTTGCTGTTGTGAAACTCGACTTTTTGCTATTCTTGAACAGGTTACATAATATACCTGTATTATTGTACAATGAAGTTAAATAGGCTAGTTACTATGACTACTTCACTGTTTGTCCACATACATCACTACCTTTTATCTATTTTTTCATTCTCTGTCACATGCAAGACAAGTTAAATAAGGTACAGCAGTATGACTGACAGAACAGTGGCAGGATTGCCATGCTACTTCACACAcgactttttttttgtaacagtAAGAATGTAATAGTTTAGCACAATGATGTTTAAGCACAATTAGTTGCTTGAGAATAACACAAATAATTTTCAATTATTTTAAGAGCCAACCTTATTACATAGTTTTCTTTATTTGTGAAAATAATATGGGCACTATCTTCTTTCAACCTAACAACACCACGCTAAAGAGCGCATTATATAAGTTGCCAGCAACTTCGTTTTGCGAAGTCCTATGTCTAACAACTGCAATGTTACACGTGATACCCTAGTAATACTATAGCTCTGTTTTCCTTTTGTAGCAGATAATCAAAGTAATAAAGCTAGAAAATTCACTTACGAGGCAAAATGATTTCTGCATAGTGGGATATCCCCATAATAGAAGGCCATCTCAGGAACAGCTAAGGATGCTCACGTAACCACAACAGTCACGCAATTGTACACTTAAGATCAATTGTATCCTGCCACAATATGAGCGCTAGAGATTTTCTTTCCTACTGCCGAGTGATCTCCCGCCAACTCGTTCATCACGAAGAGTGTGGAATGTTCAGCAAATCACCACAAGGAATCGCTAAAGTGCTGCGTTCTGATAATGCAGCGACCACTTTATTTGTTAAAAACAATGCCAAGTGTTCCTGTAAAGTGCTTTAGTCACAATGCAGCAATAAAGCTTGAATGATTATGACGAATGAAGGGGCTCAACAATCGCACATCGCATGCCCGACATGTGCAATCACAGATTTTACTGCAGCGCAAAGACTACAATACAAAGCCAGATGAGTCTCtgcattgtgaaaaaaaattgcataccACCATTCACGCCTCTGCTACAACCACACAACAAACAGACATTACAGGATATGTGCAACGTATGCACATGTGTAAGCAAGAAGCAGCTGGCAGATGATGCTACGCACCATCCACACTATTGTGGTTTAGCCAGTGATCGCAAGGCGGCAACTCCGCTCGATCCAGTGGCCAATAGTATGCATTGTGGCTTGCTTCATTTGTATCCCATAATCACCGAGTGCTAAGCCTGATATAGAAATGACAGCTGTGTGAACAAGgacatgtttttgtttttcaacCTAAACTACCAAAAACAACAGCACTTATGACATTGCTTTCGAAGCTCTTTGATTTcaaccctgaaaaaaaaagagacaaaaaaattgttttttcacTCTTAGAAATAACAATCAATGGCCTCCTTGAGTTCACTATCATTGTGAATTCAGTCTTGATAGCGGCTTCTTGAAGAGTTTACAAGCGAGATGATGTCACGGAGTTTGCAAAGTCTGGAAAAACGCCAAGTGGTTTCCAACCTCGAACCCTCATATCGCATAGCGGATTGAGCAACGTTAGAGGAGTGGGCTTGGCCAATGTCACACAGGAACAAAACTTTGTCGCTCCATGTTTTGTTAGAGCTTTTCGGTAATGGTTTCACAGAAGAGACTCAATACGTGGGCATAATAAGCACCTACATCGTGGCAGTTTAGTGTGGTAGGTGATCGATCGAAACATAATCTTCGTGCCTCCAAAGTTGTCGCCATGACCATTTCTGCAGAGGCTCTCTTGGATTTTTCCAGGCCATGCTCGTTTTTGTTTGCCCTTGGGGTCTCAGTGAAAGAAGATCCAGGTTTCATCCCCAGCCACTAGGCTGCTTGTAAAACCTGCCCTCATCATCATGGCTATCAATTCAGTGGAGACATTCCACTCGTCCTTGGTTGATCTGAGGTGGCAACATTCTGTGCACCCAGTGCGGACAGGTCTTTGACTGGCGCATGTGGGCCCAAACTTTGTAGCAGCTTGTGTTGACCATAACATGGCTATCGGTCATGACTACTTCTGCATTCCAGCACATTCCTTCAGTGATTATGTGCTTTCACTGGACGACCGGTCCATAGGTTGTCCTCCTAAAACTGCACCATGTGTAAACAAAACTACTTACACATTTATAAGTGTATACGACAGCCCTATAGGCAACTGTATGCTCATAAGTATTTGCTTGCACTGGTCCGTCCATCATTAATTCAATCGTGGCACGAAGTTTAACGCTGTCCTTTGATTTACACCATTGCCAACTAGCGGTCATTAATTACAGCTCAGGAGGTTAATGCAAAACAGATTTAACACTGCAATATCTCTAGTCTAGTTCATCATAATTTATCTTGAACTTGTTGAACACCTGCTGGCCAATGTCATGCAACTAGAGAAAATGCCAAAGTAACAGTACATCATTCTTTCACTCTGCAGAGGAAGCCTAAGCCTGGAACTCTCATGCCAGCTGGTCCACAAGTTCCAAGGATTTCCATAAATGCACAAACATTTGGGACGCacacagaaagcaacagaatGCCTCTCCTGTATGCCCAAAAAGAAAACCTCACCGTGGAACCTTCAAGAACATGCTGTTGCTGCTTGGTGGCGCCGATAAAACCGTCACGATTGCCAAATGTAATGAAGCCAAAGCCCTTGGACATGCCCGTCTTCTTGTCCTGTGGGAGACGATAGAGAGTTTTAGGTGAGTGTCTATGGTCAACTCCACCTAGAGAACACGGCCGCTCTAGTCAACAGTGGAAGGCTGCCTTCACTTCACTACACTGCCGACCGAGTGGAGCATTCACTTGGCTTCTTTGCCTTTTTGCAGTCAAGCTGACTGCatgccgcttgtgtcactcaAAGATGCGCCCATGAAAAATGCAAAATCAGTGCACTTCTCTGCAGTGCCTCAGCATGTGAAATGTAAGCACAGCAAACTGTGACATTTAGCC comes from the Dermacentor variabilis isolate Ectoservices chromosome 2, ASM5094787v1, whole genome shotgun sequence genome and includes:
- the LOC142573152 gene encoding SRA stem-loop-interacting RNA-binding protein, mitochondrial-like encodes the protein MASRSALRVFVANLPWTVGKKELREHFSQFGYVASSNVIFDKKTGMSKGFGFITFGNRDGFIGATKQQQHVLEGSTLSVRPATSP